The Spea bombifrons isolate aSpeBom1 chromosome 7, aSpeBom1.2.pri, whole genome shotgun sequence genomic interval tgatgttagctgtgctggaatctgggtatgcctgggcatgataggagtgttattgatgcaatcatgtatattttatatagcaatcacactcctatcatgcacaagcagccaacaaTTGCACATCACGTTCAGCCTccctctgccctgcccccctctacttacacacccatgctatcacacacacatattcattcacagaCTCATACACCCttccccacccttacctgaactgcaaatcttccggtgccgctcgcagactttgTTGAAGAgtgaacttctcttgtcccggcCAGGGGAGCAGGAGCAGAAACGGAATGgagtggagtcatgtgatgtacattcacgtgactccactggattCCTGTGTCTCCTCGACGCAGGAGACtttgctgagcaacacagaggtaagcggggggaaaaaataaaaaattttattaACCTCAATGTTGCTAGTAAGTTACTATAGTGCACTCCATTCAGATCTTCAAAACATTGATAAAGAAAAACTGCACTTTCCCATATATGTCATTACCTTATCATAATCttggatattattttttgtaagaaaaaaatagttacacTATGGccaaattatttcatattttaagtaTGAGTAAATAAATCTGCAAAGCTGTTTAAATGAAAGTTACACATACAAAGTCATTTTccccataaatatttttttttattagaataataaaatacatacatattttataatgtaatgATGGTCATTGGGACCCTACTTAGAAgtcttaatatatatttaatataaaaataaaactgatatTGCAATGGTAGGATACTGCAAAACAACGGTTTCCTCAATAACACATTGATATAGCACCAAATCCCAAATGCACCCAAACTAATAGAAAAGATATATCTTTAAATGAAttgatataattattttttttttttaagtcgaCCTAGTGTCTTATATCTTATTTCACACAACCCCTTTATTTATAAGTGGTCGTGGATGAACAATTGAAAATGAGGCGCAAGCAGAGCCAACGTACTCTAGCTTGATGTATCAGTATACAAACCCTCCACAGGCAGCTGTCCCAACGTGCAACTACACTCTTCCAATAATGCCAGCTAcaccatttttcttttactcaGTCTGCTTTGACCAGACTAGTCCTACTTAAAAATCGAAATAATTACCACCAAGTACCTGACCTTTCCTTCCTCATTGTTCATCTAGTAGTAAATATCTCCAAATTGTTAATAAAGAGTGTCAGGAGAGAGGGGTTGCACTAAAAAGTAGCCAtggttaaaaaatgaatgagGTTTAAGACCAATATTGAAACTGATCAAATAttccaaaatatcttaaaaactgCTAAAACAAAAAGTCAACCATCACACCAATTGATGTTGTACTTATTAATGTAATATGCATATTAACTTGAAAATAAATTCATACGATCTACTACTGCACTTGCTTTTTAGGTTCCACAAACCATTTTAGCTCTTAGAAtacataacaataaaaatgtttttttttatacataatacattgAATATACCACCCATTtgatatgttttaatgtaaaataaataaaacttcatCTCATTAAACTGCTCATTTTTGGTGAGGCAGATTTTTCAGAAAATTGTACATAAATGATTTTAGATGTTCTTCTGATCTGTAGGCCACAAGTCCTCCTTTATTAGACCACCTGTCTGCCCCAGTTGCTCCTTCTACCTCTGAATTATATAACAGATGGGGCTTCTCTGTCAATACGTTTTGGTGCCTTAACATTTTCAGGCACTCTGAAAGGTCCAGTATACCTCCTCCAAGAGATCTCAGGATGGCATGAGGAGCACAGCTGTCCCACTTGAAAGTGGTATCTTcggaaaacacataaaaatccACTAGACCCTGCACCACACAAAGACACTTGTAGCCTGCTCCTGCTGCGAAGTGCAGGTTTTCTCCACAAATTGCCGACAGAGAGCTGAGAATATTCTTTGCTTCAGCTGAACTAGTTACGGCTGAATAGAAGTCCTTTCCTTTTCCACCTTGCTGTAATGAATTGACATTTGGTGTGCTATGACTTTCTCCATTGGCAGTAAACTGTAGTGAGCAGATATTGGAATTCATGTATGACAGTCCCCAATAGTGCTGGCCTTTCCACCTGAGAATATGAATAAATTATGGCATTAACCAAGATTCACATTATGCAAATTAGTTTTCTCTTTCATAGAAATTGGTCTACCAACTTGCAGTGATTCATGCTCCTTTACCCGTTTGGTAAGTATTATGTAAGTCATTCTAATGTTAACAAAGAACAATGAATAAAGTACATGCATGATGTTTTGGGACAGGCTTAAGGTATTAACATGAATACACTGAATATAACATAGAATCTGATAAAGTATGCTTTGGGAATCTGAAGTTCTTATAAAACTTTGAGGGCAGTTTAACCCTCAATCCTTCTGTCTAAAATACAAAAGCACTTCATGTCAAGATTTTATCATTGTGGAGACAATGGCTCCACTTTTTACACACCACTGATATTTATCTACCCTAATAATACAACTGTCccataaattaccgtatttgctcgattataagacgaccctgattataagacgaccccccaaaatctgaatattaacttaggaaaaaaagaaaaagcctgaatataagacgaccccaaaggaaaaaagttttaccagtaaatgttaattcatgtaaactattttttttaataaaagctatgattgagaaaaatattttttttgtttttatttcttgtattttccaacctgtcccccagttacgcacatctgcccccaggcttgccactccaatatggcactgtggcccatgatataccttttaaccctctatatgccactgtgccccatggtatgccttttgaccccctatgtgccactcatAAAAGCCTGCTTATGGTAAAGCTAGGGGTGCTGCTGCCCTGGGCGAGGCCTAGGCAAGCaacttgaatatatatatatatatatataacgtttgTGGAGTGGTTACCGATTTAGCTCGACTTAAAATCTACTCCTAGCGCTCCACTGACAGCTATAATGCTTGTGTTCAAGGACATACTGTTAATATCAATGACTAATATCATTAAGCCTCCAGCCTAATTAGCATGTTAGCAACATTTACATGTATATCTCGGATGGCCAGATTTGTGTAAGGAGCCAAGAAGACCAATAGGGTAGCCAgcttgatactttttttttggggggggggggatgaggTACACGTATatcaaaatgaatataaaaattacacaaaaatattaggaacagatttaaacaaaatatagaaaCCATGGCTACCAAGTCCTGGCTTATATGAATGTACATGTACAGCAAAGTTGTAGGCAGTAATCAAACTATTTTTAAATCTGTACCTGAGTGTTTTGGGATCCTTTGTGGCAAACGGTTGATTAACGACACCCATAATTGGAAGTCCTGTGTCAATCAGGTAGACACCAATTAAAACAGTTACACACTGAAGGCCCTTAGTATAAATTCCTTTATTTGGCTCAGTATCTGAGGATCCCTTAATGTATTGATATGTTGAATCTGGAATTAAATAGAGAGAATAAGTGAATAATttctttatatatgatatacctatatataaagcacataaaaaagaaataaaatatcatagTAAATTTACTTTCTGGGGAATATGCCGCTGTCTCAAATCTATCCAGAACAGAACTAATCAGTGTAACATATATTTGGAATTAACGCTATTACcaatttgtaaattattattaacattacttAGACTGTAAACTCCTTAGTGCAGGGATCAACTTTCCTAAATTATGTGTaaattattgtacactgtacggacaaaagtattgggacacctgaccattataccaacagggaagttgcattttaaatacattaataagtagttgcccccctcccttttgcagctataacagcttccactcttctgggaaggctttcaacaagattttggagtgtttctgtggacaTTTTTTGCCTGTTCATTCAGTAGAGCGTTTGacaggtcaggcactgattttggacaagaaggcatggctcgcaatctccattacAGTTGATCCtaaaccttgctttgtgcactgggcctttctcaaactgttcccacaaagttgtaggcatagaattgtccaaaatgtcttggtatgcggaagcattaagatttcccttcactgggaGTAAGGGAcctagcccaacccctgaaaaatagccccataccattatccctccaccTCCAAACTTCACCGTTGGCGCAAAACAGTCAGACAGGTAACGTTCTCTAAGCATCTACCAGACTCAGACTTGCCCATTAGATtcatgattcatcactccacagaacacttTCTACTGCCAGATTCCAGTGGCAGTAATAAAGAATGTGATTTGCGTAGCAAATAATAATCGCCAACGCTGGCAAACAACATTTATATGTAATCAAATAGCTGTGTTTGAGTATCTGTTGTGTTCATGAAACAAACACACCCAAGGTAAagctttttaaatttttgttaATTAGGATTTATCTTTGATCTAACAAGCGGAATGTAGATTCCCCTTTCTGCTACACCTTTTAATCTTTAACTGTATTAATCTTATActactttgttaaaaaaaatcaaatgcctATATGTGGGTCTAATATACTATATTAGCCAGAATAAGGTCCTGTCGCAGCATTTCAATTGGGCTTAGGTTTAGATTTTGACAGGGTCATTGCAACacctttattcattttttttcagccattctgttgcaGATTTGCCGGTGTGCTTGAGATCAATTTCAGTCATTAGCCTTTGGACAAATTGTCCTGCATTTGACTGTGGTAAACAGAGtagttcatggtcgactcaatgactgcaaaacaagcccaaatcatgaCCCTTCCACCACCATGTTCTTTTCTGTTGGCAACCcctccaaacaaaccataattGTTCAGTCTTTTTAAAATTGTACAGTCATGAACTTCATTTAACATGCCTGTAGattctgagatgtaactcttgggttttttgcaatttctctgagcattgcacgggGGGATtttgctgggatgtccactcctgggaagactggcaactgtctttatttttttccacttttgaataatccttcttactgtagaatgatgggCTTTAAATTGTTTAGAAACGACCtcataacccttcccagattgatgagCATCAACAATTGCttttctaagatcattgctgatgtctttcctccttggcattgtgttaacacacacctgctccagaccagcaaactgccaaaaattcagcttttatagaggtggtcacacttgctgatgattaattaatcaagggcatttgattagcagcacctgcctgttacttagcatcttaatatCTATAGAAGTAGTAAGGGCATACTTATTTTTTCAAacatggcttcttcattttggctctatttttgttgaataaatcatgacacaatgTAAAATGTCGTGTGTTGTGCATCGACGGTTGTTAGATCTACTAAGAAACAGATCATTGTTATGTCCTGAAAAACCATAGAATTAAAAGAGGGTGTACGgtttttttcacatgactgtattcTTTACAGCGCCGATATATGTGCTAGTGCACCATAACTCTCCACTTACCAATAGGATCCACCCACACAGCGATGTTGCTCCATGGAATGTCAACACTTATGGCACTAAGTGCAGGGTCTGTTAGACTCACATCCTGATGAACAACCCTTGCTAAGGCTTTGGATGCAGCTTCGTTATTATCAAGGACCTTTTGTAAAAGTTTAGCTGTTTCTTCCTCTGTTGCACACACTTTAACTGTAATTTTTTCTCCTATGAATAAAGGGTGAATATTCATTATTAAACTACAGTAagacatgatttttttaaaataataaaatagtgttttACAACATTTAGTACTGGCCAATACACATTTGTTTATAATGCTCCTTCCGTATTACTTACCTAGTTCATTTGTAAATTCATTTGATTCTTCACCTGCAATTTGATTTTCTAAACCTGGAAACTGAATATTTACACATGGTGATTATATActctatacattttacatatctgCTATAAAGAATTAGTTATCAATATTCTCAACAAATCATTTTCATGCTCACGGATCCAATAATTGCACTCTCTTGTTTGTGAAGCAAATAGACAATGGGATACTGTTACTTTATTAATTCCTCTGAAGGATTAATCACAATAcagaattttaataatatttttcagtttctttggccacagcctatcagtgtctgccaaattatattaaagggacagtttaatgtcccagacaGCCTCACCAAATAAGAACACTGGCTAAGATCTACAAGTTATCCTGGGATGCTTGTTTCCATGGGTGTGCCACTTGGGGTACGTTCATTTATGTTTGGTAGGAATTTCCATTAGTGAAGGCACTATGGAATAGTGTGTTTCCGTTGATGTTTTTGGTATTGGCAGTTTACTGCTTTTTTGTGTGGAACCAatgataatataaaacaaaataacaaaaaaataacaaaaaaaaaaaccaaaaaacacttAAGGAAAAGCTGCAGATCCAGATCTACAGCACAACACCTCCTCCATGGCCCAATCCTTTGTGACAAATTGGCTGCTATGAGGGGGAGTATACAGGGGGGCACCACATAAATAGAAAGAGACCACTAAGCTATTATTAAAGTGCATTATGGATGTCTGGAGTGTCATCTTAAGTGAAACTATGAAAACTaattctgggaagggtttggacatTTAATAGTACTAGCAATACACATTTATAACGtcatatttagttacaaaaactTAAGGGGACATTCTAGTgccaaaaattttatttttgtgcatgTTGGAGTCCATGCATTTTACTACATTCAAACTAGGGCACGCATTC includes:
- the INPP1 gene encoding inositol polyphosphate 1-phosphatase; translated protein: MSAILQELLRASEKAACIARACRQEDALFQLLIEEKKEGEKNKKFLTDFKTLADVLVQEVIKHDIGKKFPGLENQIAGEESNEFTNELGEKITVKVCATEEETAKLLQKVLDNNEAASKALARVVHQDVSLTDPALSAISVDIPWSNIAVWVDPIDSTYQYIKGSSDTEPNKGIYTKGLQCVTVLIGVYLIDTGLPIMGVVNQPFATKDPKTLRWKGQHYWGLSYMNSNICSLQFTANGESHSTPNVNSLQQGGKGKDFYSAVTSSAEAKNILSSLSAICGENLHFAAGAGYKCLCVVQGLVDFYVFSEDTTFKWDSCAPHAILRSLGGGILDLSECLKMLRHQNVLTEKPHLLYNSEVEGATGADRWSNKGGLVAYRSEEHLKSFMYNFLKNLPHQK